A genomic window from Candidatus Pelagisphaera phototrophica includes:
- a CDS encoding FecCD family ABC transporter permease, with translation MSRTSGLLIALMFLNLVALALNIGLGSVPISISDILGSLFGSEKVDNVLSGIVLEFRLPRGLTAMLAGAALSVSGLMMQTVFRNPLADPFVLGVNGGASLGVAIALLVLAPSGIALTQNLKLSGHILVVVAASVGAGTVLMLLLAFARRVDVMSLLILGLMISYGVGAIVSILIFYSMADRLQSFFNWSFGNFSSVTWSHFLVFAPSVVIGLVAVAPQFKSLDAFLLGERYASSMGVNVRRSRILVLASASLLAGVVTGFCGPIGFVGIAAPHFCRLLFKTPSHRILVPSAILFGSLIALIADLIAKAPGVEATLPLNAVTALIGAPVVIAALLKQRNLRRVFGG, from the coding sequence ATGAGTCGGACTTCCGGTTTGCTCATCGCTCTGATGTTCTTGAATCTGGTCGCTCTCGCTCTGAACATTGGTCTTGGTTCGGTACCCATTTCGATTTCAGACATTTTGGGATCTCTATTTGGAAGCGAGAAAGTTGATAACGTATTGTCTGGGATCGTACTTGAGTTTCGTTTGCCGCGGGGACTAACCGCGATGCTTGCGGGAGCGGCTTTGTCCGTTTCAGGACTAATGATGCAGACAGTATTCCGAAATCCACTCGCGGATCCATTTGTACTTGGGGTAAATGGGGGAGCTAGTTTGGGGGTCGCGATCGCACTGCTGGTATTGGCTCCTTCAGGAATAGCTTTGACTCAGAATTTGAAATTGTCGGGCCATATTCTTGTGGTGGTAGCGGCCTCAGTAGGAGCGGGAACGGTTTTGATGCTTCTCCTCGCGTTCGCGAGAAGGGTAGATGTAATGTCATTGCTGATACTTGGGCTGATGATAAGTTACGGAGTGGGAGCGATCGTGAGCATACTCATCTTCTACAGCATGGCCGATCGGTTGCAGTCCTTTTTCAATTGGTCTTTTGGAAATTTCAGCAGTGTTACTTGGTCGCATTTTCTAGTTTTTGCTCCGTCGGTGGTGATTGGTTTGGTGGCAGTTGCTCCGCAGTTTAAGTCCCTAGATGCGTTTCTCTTAGGTGAGCGATACGCATCGAGTATGGGTGTGAATGTCAGGCGATCGAGGATACTGGTCTTGGCAAGCGCATCGCTCTTGGCGGGAGTGGTTACGGGATTCTGTGGGCCGATTGGCTTTGTGGGAATCGCTGCCCCGCATTTTTGCAGACTTCTCTTCAAGACTCCATCCCATCGCATTCTTGTTCCATCTGCGATCTTGTTTGGAAGCCTCATTGCCCTCATTGCGGATCTCATTGCCAAGGCTCCAGGAGTTGAGGCGACCTTGCCTCTAAACGCAGTGACCGCTTTGATCGGTGCTCCGGTTGTCATTGCTGCTTTGCTAAAACAGCGAAACCTGAGGAGGGTGTTTGGTGGATGA
- a CDS encoding ABC transporter ATP-binding protein — MTEERYVLETSGLSIGYFRGKNGHSLVAEDLNLKLRFGELVCLLGPNGAGKSTLIRTLAGLDKPLAGRIFMEGADASTTVSRERARFVSVVLTDQAPSGMFTAYSIVALGRHPHTRWTGTLSEHDRSRIEWALRVVDAESLSERQVGELSDGERQKVMIARALAQDAKVLFLDEPTAFVDLPRRVEIMRILRDLAHEEGLAVILSSHDLDLSIRCADELWLMNPEGIVVQGYPEDLALRRQIAQTFQSDEVEWDSDEGCFRLHRKPKRLASMEGEGSVALWTRRALARKGYELGRVEDAELKVIITHLNGHPIWRARISDTWRSFDSLQSMFRWVESIS, encoded by the coding sequence ATGACTGAGGAGCGATACGTTTTAGAGACCTCGGGATTGTCCATTGGCTATTTTCGAGGAAAAAATGGGCATTCGCTCGTTGCCGAAGATCTTAATCTCAAGCTTCGGTTCGGAGAGCTTGTATGTCTGTTGGGGCCCAATGGTGCGGGCAAGTCTACGTTGATTCGCACTCTTGCTGGACTGGACAAGCCTCTTGCGGGAAGGATTTTCATGGAGGGGGCTGATGCCAGCACTACAGTATCAAGAGAAAGGGCCCGATTCGTAAGCGTTGTATTGACGGATCAAGCACCGAGCGGTATGTTTACTGCCTATAGCATCGTTGCTTTGGGACGGCATCCGCATACTCGGTGGACGGGAACCTTGAGCGAACATGATCGGTCCCGTATCGAATGGGCCTTGCGGGTTGTCGATGCGGAATCTTTGTCAGAGAGGCAAGTCGGCGAATTGAGTGATGGCGAGCGCCAAAAGGTGATGATCGCACGAGCGCTGGCGCAGGACGCTAAAGTCCTTTTTCTTGATGAGCCAACGGCTTTCGTGGATCTTCCGAGAAGGGTTGAGATAATGAGGATACTTAGGGATCTAGCCCACGAGGAAGGACTCGCGGTCATACTTTCGTCTCATGACTTAGATTTGTCGATACGTTGTGCGGACGAACTTTGGCTAATGAATCCAGAGGGAATTGTGGTGCAAGGGTATCCAGAAGACCTAGCACTGAGGAGGCAAATCGCTCAAACGTTCCAAAGCGATGAAGTTGAATGGGATTCTGATGAAGGTTGCTTTCGACTCCACCGGAAACCTAAACGGTTGGCCTCCATGGAAGGGGAGGGGAGTGTCGCTCTCTGGACTCGTCGTGCTTTGGCTCGCAAGGGCTATGAATTAGGAAGGGTCGAAGACGCAGAACTAAAGGTGATTATTACCCATTTGAATGGGCATCCCATTTGGAGGGCGAGGATTTCAGACACTTGGAGGTCTTTTGATTCCCTGCAGTCTATGTTTCGCTGGGTTGAATCGATCTCCTAG
- a CDS encoding ATP:cob(I)alamin adenosyltransferase, translated as MNGNISTRQGDTGRTGIVGRERVDKDDARIECLGEMDEANGSLGLLRSKLGAIVAPSLSSPGSKYLMTRGRNRSGIRGSTGASREWMPTARSPRGFDSHLRRGLSAKRSGVFGHRRQGNESVIGLLCGD; from the coding sequence ATGAATGGAAATATTTCTACGAGGCAAGGAGACACGGGCAGGACCGGAATTGTAGGGCGAGAGCGAGTGGACAAGGATGATGCCCGAATCGAATGCCTGGGCGAAATGGACGAAGCAAATGGCTCGCTAGGGCTATTGAGATCAAAACTGGGAGCGATAGTTGCTCCCAGCCTAAGTTCCCCTGGTTCAAAATATCTTATGACTCGCGGGCGAAACCGGAGCGGAATCCGAGGTTCAACTGGCGCAAGTCGCGAGTGGATGCCAACAGCTCGTTCGCCTCGAGGATTTGATTCGCATTTGCGTCGTGGCCTTTCAGCAAAACGCAGCGGCGTCTTCGGGCATCGCCGACAAGGTAACGAATCCGTTATCGGCCTTCTCTGTGGCGATTAG
- a CDS encoding aldose epimerase family protein, with amino-acid sequence MMTRISALLLALIFGSAVFAETCNVIVKRYGELPDGEAVQIYRLKNANGMIAEITNYGGIITRLTAPDRKGRQDDVVLGYSRLEDYLAATPYFGAIVGLYGNRIADGKFELEGESYQLTNNSEAGGVPVHLHGGTKGLDKVLWSGRPSVGKEAANLILNYVHPDGAEGYPGNVRIRVVYRLTNENELEVSYRATTEKVTIINLTHHSYFNLHGEGKGTPLDHLLMINAHHFTPITSNMVPTGELMPVKGTPFDFTSPVAPRDRIDEDHLQLKLGGGFDHNWVLRREGEGLELAATVYEPVSGRYMEVLTEEPGIQYYSGNFLDGSLVGKSGASYEYRSGFCLETQHYPDSPNHANFPSTTLKPGEIYKTRTVYRFSVR; translated from the coding sequence ATGATGACTAGAATTTCAGCCCTACTTTTAGCCTTGATTTTCGGCTCCGCAGTGTTTGCGGAAACGTGTAACGTGATCGTGAAACGGTATGGGGAATTGCCGGATGGTGAAGCCGTTCAAATCTACCGATTGAAAAATGCGAATGGGATGATCGCGGAGATTACCAACTACGGGGGCATCATTACGCGACTGACGGCTCCGGACCGGAAAGGCCGCCAGGACGACGTAGTGCTCGGCTACAGCCGATTGGAAGACTATCTTGCGGCAACTCCGTATTTCGGAGCGATCGTCGGCCTATACGGTAACCGCATAGCTGATGGAAAGTTTGAGTTGGAGGGTGAGAGCTACCAGCTGACCAACAACAGTGAAGCCGGAGGGGTTCCGGTCCATCTTCACGGGGGAACCAAAGGTCTAGACAAGGTTCTCTGGAGTGGTCGCCCGTCAGTAGGAAAGGAGGCCGCCAATCTCATTTTAAACTATGTGCATCCTGATGGGGCGGAAGGATATCCCGGGAACGTTCGTATCCGTGTGGTTTATCGGCTCACGAATGAGAATGAACTTGAAGTCTCCTACCGGGCGACGACCGAAAAGGTCACTATCATCAATCTGACTCACCACTCGTACTTCAATTTGCACGGAGAGGGGAAAGGCACTCCGCTTGACCATTTGCTGATGATCAATGCGCACCACTTCACCCCGATCACTTCTAATATGGTTCCCACGGGTGAGTTGATGCCGGTGAAAGGCACCCCGTTTGACTTTACGAGTCCGGTCGCCCCCAGAGATCGTATTGACGAGGACCATCTCCAGTTGAAGCTTGGAGGCGGTTTTGATCACAACTGGGTGCTGCGGAGGGAAGGTGAAGGCCTAGAATTAGCTGCGACTGTTTACGAGCCGGTTAGCGGCCGATATATGGAGGTGCTGACCGAGGAGCCCGGGATTCAGTACTACAGTGGGAATTTCCTTGATGGGTCGTTAGTGGGGAAAAGCGGAGCGAGCTACGAATATCGGAGCGGATTTTGCCTGGAGACCCAGCATTATCCGGATTCGCCAAACCATGCTAATTTCCCTAGTACGACGCTGAAGCCAGGTGAAATCTATAAGACTCGGACCGTCTATCGATTTAGCGTTCGATAG
- a CDS encoding solute:sodium symporter family transporter — MFSLFSFIAFTGLVATISYFKTRDDDHAHGKSYFLAGNMLTGWVIAGSLMLTNLSTEQLIGLNGNAYTHGAQVMAWEIIAAFAMVVMALFFFPRYWKGQITTVPEFLERRFDQQTRRILGAVFLISIFTNFLPFVLYSGAIGMNTLFGVPDLLGVSDGAAIWIMVWAIGIAGGIYAIFGGLKAVAISDSINGIGLMIGGLLIPILGLAALGDGNVFSGVSTIVNNIPEKLDPVGKEGENIPISTLFTGMILINVYYWCTNQSIVQRTFGAKSLKEGQKGILIAACLKLAGPFYLVLPGIIAFQMFGPDLAKQDMAYPMLVSKVLPPALVGFFGAVIFGAILSSFNSGLHSCSTLYGLDIYRGMMRPDASDEETVRAGKRFGLILAIIAMALAPLIGGAEGLFDLMKKLAAVTNVPILAIIFMGMVTTSVSTKAAKISLFSGMGLFVLSTLILNNTIYGVELHWLHFTAINFVVMCVLMIVLSKVFPTSNSAESISLSPETEGTWGMAKGLGFTVIVLVFLIYAFLHNLGSS; from the coding sequence ATGTTCTCCCTATTCTCTTTTATCGCCTTCACCGGACTCGTTGCCACCATCTCCTATTTCAAAACTCGTGACGACGATCATGCCCACGGCAAGAGCTACTTTCTAGCTGGCAACATGCTAACCGGATGGGTGATTGCCGGTTCGCTCATGCTGACCAACCTGTCAACGGAGCAGTTGATAGGGCTAAACGGTAACGCCTACACTCATGGAGCTCAGGTGATGGCCTGGGAAATTATCGCCGCGTTCGCGATGGTGGTAATGGCTTTGTTCTTTTTCCCGCGTTACTGGAAAGGCCAGATTACGACGGTTCCTGAATTTCTGGAACGCCGTTTCGACCAACAAACACGTCGCATTCTCGGGGCAGTCTTTCTCATCTCGATTTTTACGAACTTCCTTCCGTTCGTCCTATATTCAGGCGCGATCGGCATGAACACTCTATTCGGAGTTCCAGACTTGCTTGGCGTAAGCGACGGTGCAGCTATCTGGATAATGGTATGGGCGATTGGTATCGCAGGAGGTATTTATGCTATTTTTGGTGGGTTGAAAGCGGTGGCCATTTCCGACTCGATCAACGGAATTGGCCTCATGATTGGCGGTTTGCTGATTCCGATTCTCGGTCTCGCCGCCTTGGGTGATGGAAACGTATTTTCAGGAGTCAGCACTATCGTGAATAATATTCCCGAGAAGCTGGATCCAGTGGGGAAGGAAGGGGAGAATATCCCGATCAGCACGCTTTTCACGGGAATGATCCTCATCAATGTGTACTACTGGTGCACGAACCAATCGATCGTTCAGCGAACCTTCGGTGCGAAGTCGTTGAAAGAGGGTCAAAAGGGTATCCTTATCGCAGCCTGTCTAAAACTAGCCGGTCCATTCTACCTCGTTTTGCCCGGTATAATTGCTTTCCAAATGTTTGGGCCGGATTTGGCAAAGCAGGATATGGCCTATCCCATGCTCGTATCGAAAGTGCTCCCTCCGGCTTTGGTCGGCTTCTTTGGGGCCGTCATATTCGGGGCTATATTGAGTTCGTTCAATAGCGGACTCCACAGTTGCTCTACCTTGTATGGGCTGGATATTTACAGAGGAATGATGCGACCCGATGCCTCGGATGAGGAAACCGTTCGAGCAGGAAAGCGATTTGGGTTAATTCTAGCGATTATTGCGATGGCTCTCGCTCCATTGATCGGAGGTGCGGAAGGATTGTTTGATTTGATGAAGAAGCTAGCGGCAGTCACCAATGTGCCGATACTCGCGATCATTTTCATGGGTATGGTAACCACGAGTGTTTCAACGAAAGCGGCGAAGATATCCCTCTTTTCTGGGATGGGTCTATTTGTATTATCCACCTTGATACTAAATAATACAATTTATGGAGTGGAGTTGCATTGGCTGCATTTTACGGCAATCAACTTTGTGGTTATGTGTGTTCTTATGATTGTTCTGAGCAAGGTATTCCCAACATCGAATTCAGCGGAATCGATCTCCTTGTCTCCAGAAACCGAAGGCACATGGGGAATGGCCAAGGGACTGGGTTTCACGGTAATTGTGTTGGTATTTCTAATATATGCATTCCTGCATAACCTTGGCAGTTCTTAG
- a CDS encoding tripartite tricarboxylate transporter substrate binding protein — translation MKSALLYFFSTILTIASLSASYPNQPIKIIVPTAAGGGHDTMARIFQRAIQEESLLPEKMVIVNIPGAGGAVGTRKIKDSPNDGYTIGIWNPNALISAKLMGITNYDHSDYEIIAMTGYTGLGMGVKDDSSISSVADLIKQAQAKPGSMKLATEIGTATHIIPMILGDQADFEFRIVNAGGGSKRLASILGGHTDISIFSSQALINFSASGIRPLLMFSESRIPLLPDTPTAKESGIDIVLNESRIWLAPKGTDPGKLEVLRQALKTAIESPEARKQMENLGISPVYGDRAAVLEDIERMRKLSEPVVAKMGR, via the coding sequence ATGAAATCCGCTTTACTCTATTTCTTTTCCACGATTCTTACGATTGCCTCGCTATCCGCCTCCTATCCGAATCAGCCGATTAAGATTATTGTACCTACCGCAGCGGGAGGTGGCCATGACACGATGGCCCGCATCTTCCAGCGGGCGATACAAGAGGAATCGTTATTACCGGAAAAAATGGTTATCGTAAACATACCTGGGGCGGGTGGTGCTGTGGGAACGCGAAAGATTAAAGATTCCCCAAATGATGGATACACAATCGGTATCTGGAATCCAAATGCCCTGATTTCAGCCAAGCTCATGGGCATTACCAATTACGACCACAGCGACTACGAGATCATTGCCATGACAGGCTACACGGGCTTAGGAATGGGAGTCAAAGACGACTCAAGCATATCCTCTGTCGCCGATCTCATCAAGCAGGCACAAGCAAAGCCGGGTTCAATGAAGCTCGCTACTGAAATCGGTACGGCAACACACATCATTCCCATGATCCTGGGGGATCAGGCGGATTTCGAATTCCGTATCGTCAACGCTGGGGGCGGATCCAAACGACTAGCCTCTATTCTGGGAGGGCATACCGACATTAGCATCTTCTCTTCTCAGGCTCTGATCAACTTCAGTGCTTCCGGAATTCGTCCACTCCTTATGTTTTCCGAATCCCGCATTCCACTCCTTCCCGATACGCCTACCGCAAAAGAAAGCGGTATCGATATTGTCCTAAACGAATCCAGAATCTGGCTGGCGCCTAAAGGAACCGATCCTGGAAAACTGGAAGTTCTGCGCCAGGCGTTAAAGACGGCAATCGAATCTCCCGAAGCCCGGAAACAGATGGAGAATTTAGGAATTTCCCCTGTTTATGGAGACCGCGCGGCAGTACTCGAGGATATCGAGCGCATGCGCAAACTATCCGAGCCAGTCGTCGCCAAGATGGGGCGATAA
- a CDS encoding sulfatase, with the protein MRTLKNQILLMAKASLAIALTDVAQAADSPSKPNFLFILIDDLGWPDLGCYGSDFYETPRIDALATSGVRFTNAYSASPVCSPTRAAIMTGQYPSRVDITDWIPGAVAKNPKLIAPEDRDNLDLKETTMAEAFKRKGYETFYAGKWHLGDEGHFPEDQGFDFNKGGHHKGSPPGGYYAPFNNPRLEDKPDDRYLTDRLADESIEFLDYRDASKPFLLYLSFYTVHTPIQGADKYDAYFTEKAKTLTGSADPIVERDGKTRSRQNDPKYAAMAKSMDENIGRILDALHAKGLDDNTVIIFTSDNGGLATKAAPGPTSVLPLRAGKGWCYEGGIRVPLIIRAPGVSKAGLISHIPAISMDYFPTMLELAGFKLMPKLHKDGVSLVNPIQGKTVERDTLYWHYPHYHGSMWTPGAAIRVGNWKAVQFYHYGEAELYNLSNDIGEQNNLAKSHPEKLEELLAKLASIQKKTLARIPTPNPTYNGN; encoded by the coding sequence ATGAGAACGCTAAAAAATCAGATCCTTCTAATGGCCAAAGCGTCATTGGCGATTGCCTTGACCGATGTCGCTCAGGCAGCCGATTCGCCTTCCAAGCCAAACTTTCTCTTTATTCTGATCGACGATCTCGGATGGCCGGATCTTGGATGCTATGGAAGCGACTTCTACGAGACGCCGCGAATCGACGCACTGGCCACGTCAGGAGTGCGTTTTACCAATGCCTATTCCGCCTCACCTGTTTGCTCTCCCACTAGAGCCGCCATCATGACCGGCCAATACCCTTCCAGAGTCGACATCACCGATTGGATTCCCGGAGCGGTCGCAAAAAATCCCAAGCTAATCGCTCCTGAAGATCGAGACAACTTAGACCTGAAAGAAACAACTATGGCCGAGGCATTCAAAAGGAAAGGCTACGAGACCTTTTATGCTGGCAAATGGCACCTTGGAGACGAAGGCCACTTCCCCGAAGATCAAGGCTTCGATTTCAATAAAGGAGGCCACCACAAGGGCAGCCCCCCCGGAGGTTACTACGCTCCTTTTAACAACCCACGACTTGAGGATAAACCGGACGATCGTTACCTGACGGACCGCCTCGCGGATGAGTCGATCGAGTTCCTCGACTACCGCGACGCCTCCAAGCCATTTCTTCTCTATTTGTCGTTCTACACGGTACACACCCCCATACAAGGTGCCGATAAGTACGACGCCTATTTTACAGAAAAAGCAAAAACGCTAACCGGGTCCGCTGACCCCATCGTGGAGCGAGACGGTAAAACACGCTCTCGACAAAATGATCCAAAATACGCCGCTATGGCAAAGTCGATGGATGAAAATATTGGCCGCATCTTGGACGCGCTTCACGCCAAAGGTCTCGATGACAACACAGTGATCATTTTCACATCTGACAACGGTGGTCTTGCCACGAAAGCGGCTCCAGGGCCCACATCAGTTTTGCCGTTACGAGCCGGAAAAGGATGGTGCTACGAGGGCGGGATACGGGTTCCACTGATCATTCGGGCTCCCGGAGTCAGCAAGGCAGGTCTTATCTCTCACATTCCGGCAATTAGTATGGATTATTTCCCTACAATGCTTGAGCTAGCGGGCTTTAAATTAATGCCCAAACTACACAAGGATGGGGTCAGCTTGGTCAACCCGATTCAAGGCAAGACCGTGGAGCGGGACACTCTATATTGGCACTACCCTCACTACCACGGGTCCATGTGGACGCCCGGAGCCGCGATTCGAGTGGGAAACTGGAAAGCAGTCCAGTTTTATCATTACGGAGAGGCTGAACTCTATAATTTGAGTAATGACATTGGAGAACAGAACAATCTCGCCAAATCTCATCCTGAGAAGCTGGAAGAGCTGTTGGCCAAACTCGCTTCTATTCAGAAAAAAACCTTGGCCCGGATCCCGACTCCAAACCCCACTTACAATGGAAACTAG
- a CDS encoding arylsulfatase, whose product MRRFFLISLIVSVFFGFVGSVQAGDRPNIVYILADDLGWGDLSLYGQKHFETPNIDRIAKEGIQFMQHYSGSTVCAPSRSSLMTGLHTGRTPIRGNFEVQPEGQMALPAESVTIAEILKDEGYVTGAFGKWGLGFPGSEGDPVNQGFDVFFGYNCQRIAHNYYPYHLWENDDRLMLEANEGTHEGVYAPELIQEKTLDFIEENKDKPFFCFVPHVIPHAELFVPERYMSRFRGKLLPEKHYEGTDDGPKYRVGGYGTQPESHAAFAGMIAMLDDHVGQILDKLGNLGIEKNTLVIFTSDNGAHSEGGADPDFFNSNGPYRGLKRDLYEGGIRVPMLARWPGKITAESKTRHVSAFWDVLPTVCDLTETETPEGIDGISFAPTLLQSGEQRKHSHLYWAFHEKGGRVAIRKGDWKLVKYNVDKDPDANWELYDLSIDISESRNVASRRPELVRELAELAEQSEIPSPVEKFRFQNPIN is encoded by the coding sequence ATGCGACGTTTCTTTTTGATCAGTCTTATCGTTTCCGTGTTTTTTGGTTTCGTGGGAAGCGTTCAAGCCGGAGACCGACCCAACATCGTCTACATTCTGGCGGATGATTTGGGTTGGGGGGATCTGAGCCTTTATGGCCAGAAGCACTTTGAAACCCCAAATATTGACAGAATTGCGAAGGAGGGAATCCAGTTTATGCAGCACTATTCGGGTAGTACTGTATGCGCTCCCTCCCGCTCGTCTTTGATGACTGGATTACACACGGGCCGCACGCCGATTCGCGGCAACTTTGAAGTGCAGCCTGAGGGACAAATGGCGTTGCCGGCGGAATCGGTGACGATTGCAGAGATTCTCAAAGATGAGGGGTATGTAACGGGAGCCTTTGGAAAGTGGGGGCTAGGATTTCCTGGCTCGGAGGGTGATCCTGTAAATCAAGGGTTTGACGTATTTTTTGGATACAACTGCCAACGTATCGCCCACAACTATTACCCTTACCACCTTTGGGAAAATGACGATCGCCTTATGCTAGAAGCCAATGAGGGTACGCATGAAGGCGTATACGCTCCGGAGCTCATACAGGAAAAGACACTCGACTTCATCGAAGAGAACAAGGACAAGCCTTTTTTCTGTTTCGTTCCACACGTCATCCCCCACGCGGAACTGTTCGTTCCTGAGCGATATATGTCCCGCTTTAGAGGGAAGCTCCTGCCGGAGAAACACTACGAAGGAACAGATGATGGACCCAAATATCGAGTGGGTGGATACGGCACGCAACCTGAGAGCCATGCGGCGTTTGCGGGCATGATTGCGATGCTGGACGACCATGTAGGGCAAATTCTGGATAAACTTGGCAATCTTGGAATTGAGAAAAACACCTTGGTTATTTTCACATCGGACAACGGGGCACATAGCGAAGGAGGGGCGGACCCAGATTTCTTTAATAGCAACGGTCCTTACAGAGGTCTCAAGCGGGACCTTTATGAGGGGGGGATTCGCGTACCGATGCTGGCACGTTGGCCCGGAAAAATTACGGCTGAATCAAAAACAAGACATGTTTCCGCTTTTTGGGATGTGCTACCCACGGTTTGCGATTTGACCGAAACCGAGACTCCAGAGGGAATCGACGGCATTTCCTTTGCGCCCACGCTTCTTCAGTCGGGGGAGCAGCGGAAGCACTCGCATTTGTATTGGGCTTTCCATGAAAAGGGCGGCCGGGTTGCGATACGAAAAGGGGATTGGAAACTCGTGAAATACAACGTGGACAAGGATCCAGATGCTAATTGGGAATTGTATGATCTTTCTATCGACATCAGTGAGTCGCGAAATGTCGCTTCTCGGCGTCCTGAATTGGTGCGAGAACTAGCGGAACTAGCGGAACAATCTGAAATTCCTTCACCCGTAGAAAAATTCAGGTTTCAAAATCCAATCAACTAG
- a CDS encoding DUF2959 family protein, which translates to MKTLFKEWESELGQYTNQDLQQGSEDQMNQTKVLYLKLIGAMEGVAEKMNPVLDAFRDQTLFLKHNLNSPAIAALNKITLGIRGEVDALIQQMSQSVEEANSFIAKMHAGQ; encoded by the coding sequence TTGAAAACGCTCTTCAAGGAATGGGAATCCGAGTTAGGGCAATACACTAATCAGGACCTGCAACAAGGCAGCGAAGATCAGATGAATCAAACCAAGGTTCTGTATTTGAAGTTGATCGGCGCGATGGAAGGGGTTGCTGAGAAAATGAACCCAGTGCTCGACGCATTTCGGGACCAGACGTTATTTCTCAAACACAATCTGAATTCGCCGGCAATCGCGGCCTTAAACAAGATAACTCTTGGAATACGTGGTGAAGTGGACGCTTTGATACAACAAATGTCTCAATCGGTGGAAGAGGCGAACTCATTCATCGCTAAGATGCACGCAGGCCAATAA
- a CDS encoding metal ABC transporter permease translates to MREQFFPAFDWHTVFIQPWSEYAVNSFWIVLMGFLVAGTCGLVGCFVILRRMALVGDAISHSILPGITLAFLLTNSRDTLPMMLGAVAAGVVTVALIEAIRYTSRIKPDAAIGIVFSSLFAVGVILISVFADEVDLDAECVLYGELGFIPLQDITYFGGIVIGPEPVVRMAIITLIAIVLLFAFFKEMIVTSFDSGLAASLGINTTRYQYGLTLFLSIVIVSSFESVGVVLVIAMIIFPGATALMLTDRLPIALALSTVISGAYSLLGFHLATWLNASIAGGMTVIAGIVFGIVWAFAPQRGLIATLVRNRQIMEESALNFSREEK, encoded by the coding sequence GTGCGCGAACAATTTTTCCCAGCCTTTGATTGGCACACAGTCTTTATTCAGCCCTGGAGCGAGTACGCAGTAAATTCGTTTTGGATTGTTCTAATGGGATTCCTTGTAGCCGGAACCTGTGGTCTTGTTGGCTGTTTCGTAATTCTCCGACGCATGGCACTTGTGGGGGATGCCATTAGTCATAGCATTTTGCCAGGCATTACTCTGGCTTTCCTCCTCACCAATTCACGGGATACCCTTCCAATGATGCTAGGCGCGGTCGCGGCTGGCGTGGTTACAGTCGCTCTAATCGAGGCGATCCGCTACACTTCTCGAATTAAACCAGACGCTGCTATCGGGATCGTATTCTCCAGTCTCTTCGCAGTAGGAGTCATACTCATTTCCGTTTTTGCAGACGAAGTGGATTTAGATGCTGAATGCGTTTTGTATGGAGAACTTGGATTCATTCCACTTCAGGATATTACCTATTTCGGTGGAATCGTAATTGGGCCCGAACCGGTCGTCCGAATGGCGATTATTACCCTAATAGCGATCGTCCTTCTATTTGCCTTTTTCAAGGAGATGATCGTTACTTCATTCGATTCCGGTCTTGCCGCATCTCTCGGTATCAATACCACTCGGTACCAGTACGGCCTCACGCTTTTTCTGTCCATTGTGATCGTGAGCTCATTCGAATCAGTTGGAGTGGTACTCGTAATTGCGATGATCATCTTTCCCGGGGCCACCGCGTTGATGCTCACAGACCGACTTCCCATCGCCCTCGCGCTTTCCACCGTAATTTCTGGAGCTTACTCATTACTCGGATTTCATCTGGCCACTTGGCTAAACGCTTCGATTGCCGGCGGCATGACGGTAATCGCGGGAATCGTTTTTGGGATTGTTTGGGCATTCGCACCCCAGCGAGGGCTAATCGCTACCCTCGTCCGAAATAGGCAGATTATGGAGGAGTCAGCTCTAAATTTCAGCCGAGAGGAGAAGTAG